From Pseudomonas sp. G.S.17, the proteins below share one genomic window:
- a CDS encoding electron transfer flavoprotein subunit alpha/FixB family protein, with protein sequence MSDIIRRDPRAEWIARNRLHPLHAAMQPTQSSWMGPNGLMRKNVHGIGFIGPNGIKRIDRSGAQQGGVVKRSAAAEVQLPLHQVLEPAFYISVVPDMVGGRLSAHDRDLLGLAHQLAGQTGAVLAVVFGEHKETTFASAGVDRLLVLDGAEFSGYSPEQRVQGLRAVDNQFSPRHWLLPDSRSGGGELGRRFAASLGERPATRVWQVTDNQCIGRAGAGREDLARPLARLILAGVECAEPVSETRHEALPVELSTAVARSLSRIEDLGAVAVDPAVIPMAEAEFIFSGGNGVKDWNLFHQTAAALGATEGASRVAVDDGFMARDRQVGASGTWVTARVYVAVGISGAIQHLQGIGACDKVVAINLDPGCDMIKRADLSVIGESAEILKALIEAVEIWRNGAKRDAA encoded by the coding sequence ATGAGCGACATTATCCGCCGCGACCCTCGGGCTGAATGGATCGCCCGCAACCGCTTGCATCCATTGCACGCGGCCATGCAGCCGACCCAAAGCAGCTGGATGGGACCCAACGGCCTGATGCGCAAGAATGTGCACGGCATTGGCTTCATCGGACCCAACGGCATCAAGCGAATCGATCGCAGCGGCGCGCAGCAGGGCGGCGTGGTCAAACGCTCCGCCGCTGCCGAAGTCCAGCTGCCGCTGCATCAAGTCCTCGAACCAGCCTTCTATATAAGCGTGGTGCCGGACATGGTCGGCGGACGCCTGAGTGCCCATGACCGCGATCTGCTCGGTCTGGCCCATCAACTGGCCGGCCAGACTGGCGCGGTACTCGCCGTGGTATTCGGCGAACACAAGGAAACCACCTTCGCCTCGGCGGGCGTTGATCGTCTGCTGGTGCTGGATGGCGCTGAGTTCAGCGGTTATTCCCCGGAACAACGAGTGCAAGGCCTGCGGGCTGTGGATAACCAGTTCAGCCCACGGCATTGGTTGCTGCCGGACAGTCGCAGCGGCGGCGGTGAGTTGGGACGTCGATTCGCGGCCAGCTTGGGCGAGCGTCCGGCGACGCGGGTCTGGCAAGTGACCGATAACCAGTGCATCGGCCGCGCTGGTGCGGGTCGCGAGGATCTGGCGAGACCCTTGGCGCGGCTGATTTTGGCCGGTGTCGAATGCGCCGAGCCGGTCAGTGAAACCCGTCATGAAGCCTTGCCGGTGGAGTTATCCACAGCCGTGGCGCGCAGCCTGTCGCGTATTGAAGATCTGGGTGCGGTCGCGGTTGATCCGGCGGTCATTCCCATGGCCGAGGCGGAGTTCATCTTCTCCGGTGGCAACGGCGTCAAGGACTGGAACCTGTTCCACCAGACGGCTGCGGCCCTCGGCGCGACCGAAGGGGCTTCGCGGGTCGCGGTGGACGACGGCTTCATGGCCCGTGATCGGCAGGTCGGCGCGAGCGGTACCTGGGTGACTGCGCGGGTCTACGTGGCGGTTGGTATTTCCGGCGCGATCCAGCATCTGCAAGGGATCGGCGCGTGCGACAAAGTCGTGGCGATCAATCTCGATCCGGGTTGTGACATGATCAAACGCGCAGATTTGTCGGTGATTGGCGAAAGCGCGGAGATTCTCAAAGCGCTGATCGAAGCGGTCGAAATCTGGCGCAATGGAGCAAAACGAGATGCGGCCTGA
- the dgcA gene encoding dimethylglycine demethylation protein DgcA codes for MAFEAMFQPIQIGKLTIRNRVLSTAHAEVYATDGGMTTDRYVKYYEEKAKGGIGLAICGGSSSVAIDSPQGWWKSVNLATDNIIPHFQNLADAMHKHGAKIMIQITHMGRRSRWDGDHWPTLLSPSGIREPVHRATCKTIEPEEIWRVIGNYASAAGRAKAGGLDGVELSAVHQHMIDQFWSPRVNKRTDEWGGSFENRMRFGMEVIKAVRKEVGPDFCVGLRLCGDEFHPDGLSHEDMKEIAKYYDDTGMIDFIGVVGSGCDTHNTLANVIPNMSYPPEPFLHLAAGIKEVVKSPVLHAQNIKDPNQATRILEGGYVDMVGMTRAHIADPHLIAKIKMGQIDQIKQCVGANYCIDRQYQGLDVLCIQNAATSREYMGVPHIIEKSTGVKRKVVVVGAGPAGMEAARVSAERGHDVTLFEKKEFIGGQITTASKAPQRDQIAGITRWFQLELARLKVDLRLGTAADAATILDLRPDIVVLAVGGHPFLEQNEHWGAAEGLVVSSWDILDGKVAPGKNVLVYDTICEFTGMSTADFLADKGCQVEIVTDDIKPGVAVGGTSFPTYYRSMYPKEVIMTGDMMLEKVYREGDKLVAVLENEYTGAKEERVVDQVVVENGVRPDEEIYYALKEASRNKGQIDIEALFAIQPQPCLSEPGDGYLLFRIGDCVAQRNTHAAIYDGLRLCKDF; via the coding sequence ATGGCTTTCGAAGCGATGTTCCAGCCGATTCAAATCGGTAAATTGACTATCCGCAACCGCGTATTGAGCACGGCCCACGCCGAGGTCTACGCGACCGACGGCGGCATGACCACTGACCGCTACGTGAAGTACTACGAAGAGAAAGCCAAGGGCGGCATCGGCCTGGCGATCTGCGGCGGCTCGTCAAGCGTCGCTATCGATAGCCCGCAAGGCTGGTGGAAATCGGTCAATCTGGCGACCGACAACATCATCCCGCACTTCCAGAATCTCGCTGACGCCATGCACAAGCACGGCGCCAAGATCATGATCCAGATTACCCACATGGGGCGTCGTTCCCGTTGGGATGGCGATCACTGGCCGACCTTGCTGTCGCCGTCGGGCATCCGCGAGCCGGTACACCGCGCGACCTGCAAAACCATCGAGCCGGAAGAAATCTGGCGCGTGATCGGCAACTATGCCAGCGCCGCTGGGCGTGCCAAGGCCGGTGGCCTGGATGGTGTTGAGTTGTCCGCCGTGCACCAGCACATGATCGACCAGTTCTGGAGCCCGCGCGTCAACAAGCGTACCGACGAATGGGGCGGCAGCTTCGAGAACCGCATGCGTTTTGGTATGGAAGTGATCAAGGCTGTGCGCAAGGAAGTCGGCCCCGATTTCTGCGTCGGCCTGCGTCTGTGCGGCGATGAGTTCCATCCCGATGGCTTGAGCCACGAAGACATGAAGGAAATCGCCAAGTACTACGACGATACCGGCATGATCGACTTCATTGGCGTCGTGGGTTCGGGTTGCGACACCCACAACACCCTGGCCAACGTCATCCCGAACATGAGTTATCCACCGGAGCCGTTCCTGCATCTGGCTGCGGGCATTAAAGAAGTGGTCAAGTCCCCGGTGCTGCACGCGCAGAACATCAAGGACCCGAATCAGGCGACGCGGATTCTCGAAGGCGGCTACGTCGACATGGTCGGCATGACCCGCGCGCACATCGCCGACCCGCACCTGATCGCCAAGATCAAGATGGGCCAGATCGACCAGATCAAACAATGCGTCGGCGCCAACTACTGCATCGACCGGCAGTATCAAGGCCTGGACGTGCTGTGCATCCAGAACGCTGCAACGTCCCGTGAGTATATGGGCGTGCCGCACATCATCGAGAAATCCACCGGCGTCAAACGTAAGGTCGTGGTGGTCGGTGCTGGCCCTGCGGGCATGGAAGCGGCGCGGGTTTCGGCCGAGCGCGGCCATGACGTGACGCTGTTCGAGAAGAAGGAATTCATCGGCGGGCAAATCACCACGGCCTCGAAAGCGCCGCAGCGTGACCAGATCGCTGGCATCACCCGCTGGTTCCAGTTGGAACTGGCACGCCTGAAAGTCGATTTGCGTCTGGGCACGGCCGCCGACGCGGCGACCATCCTCGATCTGCGCCCGGATATCGTGGTGCTGGCGGTGGGCGGTCATCCTTTTCTGGAGCAGAACGAACACTGGGGCGCGGCCGAAGGCCTGGTGGTCAGCAGCTGGGACATCCTCGACGGCAAGGTAGCGCCGGGCAAGAACGTGCTGGTCTACGACACCATTTGCGAGTTCACCGGGATGTCCACTGCCGACTTCCTGGCGGACAAGGGTTGCCAGGTCGAGATCGTCACCGACGACATCAAGCCGGGCGTTGCCGTCGGCGGCACGTCGTTCCCGACGTACTACCGCAGCATGTACCCCAAGGAAGTGATCATGACCGGCGACATGATGCTGGAAAAGGTCTACCGCGAAGGCGACAAGCTGGTGGCGGTGCTGGAGAACGAATACACCGGTGCCAAAGAGGAGCGGGTGGTGGATCAGGTGGTCGTCGAAAACGGCGTGCGACCTGATGAAGAAATCTACTATGCCCTCAAGGAAGCCTCGCGCAACAAAGGCCAGATCGACATCGAAGCCTTGTTCGCCATCCAGCCGCAACCATGCTTGAGCGAGCCGGGTGATGGGTATTTGCTGTTTCGCATCGGTGATTGCGTGGCACAGCGTAATACCCATGCCGCGATCTATGACGGCTTGCGTCTCTGCAAGGATTTCTGA
- the dgcB gene encoding dimethylglycine demethylation protein DgcB, translated as MLNTLLPILLFAALGLAVLGAVRRVRMWRNGRASAVDLLGGLLAMPKRYMVDLHHVVARDKYIANTHVATAGGAVASIALAILVHGFGLHNRILGFALLIASAAMFGGAIFMYLRRINPPARLSKGPWMRLPKSLLAFSASFFLLTLPVAGILPENFGGWVLAAILGVGVLWGVCELFLGMTWGGPMKHAFAGALHLAWHRRAERFGGGRSTGLKPLDLNDKTAPLGVEKPKDFTWNQLLGFDACVQCGKCEAACPAFAAGQPLNPKKLIQDMVVGLAGGTDAHFAGSAYPGKKIGEHSGNPHQPIVNGLVDAETLWSCTTCRACVEECPMMIEHVDAIVDMRRHLTLEKGATPNKGAEVLENLIATDNPGGFAPGGRMNWAADLNLNLLSDKQSVDVLFWVGDGAFDMRNQRTLRAFVKVLKAAKVDFAVLGLEERDSGDVARRLGDEATFQMLAKRNIQTLAKYSFKRIVTCDPHSFHVLKNEYGAFGGNYLVQHHSTYMAELIQAGALNLGQHKGSSVTYHDPCYLGRYNGEYEAPRDVLRALGIEIKEMQRSGFRSRCCGGGGGAPITDIPGKQRIPDMRMEDIRETGAELVAVGCPQCTAMLEGVVEPRPLIKDIAELVADALLEEVIPSKPAPIKREPAEVH; from the coding sequence ATGTTAAACACTCTTCTCCCCATCCTGCTGTTCGCCGCCCTGGGCCTTGCTGTCCTCGGCGCGGTGCGGCGGGTAAGAATGTGGCGCAACGGCCGAGCCTCGGCAGTCGATCTGCTCGGCGGTCTGCTGGCCATGCCCAAACGCTACATGGTCGATCTGCACCATGTGGTGGCTCGCGATAAATACATCGCCAACACTCACGTCGCCACGGCTGGCGGCGCGGTGGCGTCCATTGCGCTGGCGATTCTGGTGCACGGTTTCGGCCTGCATAACCGCATTCTCGGCTTCGCGCTGTTGATTGCTTCGGCGGCGATGTTCGGCGGCGCGATCTTCATGTATCTGCGTCGGATCAACCCGCCAGCCCGCCTGTCCAAAGGCCCGTGGATGCGCTTGCCGAAAAGCCTGCTGGCGTTCTCGGCGAGTTTCTTCCTGTTGACCTTGCCGGTGGCGGGCATCCTTCCGGAAAACTTCGGAGGTTGGGTATTGGCGGCGATTCTGGGCGTCGGCGTGCTGTGGGGCGTCTGCGAATTATTCCTCGGCATGACTTGGGGCGGGCCGATGAAGCACGCCTTCGCGGGCGCTTTGCACCTGGCCTGGCACCGTCGCGCCGAGCGTTTCGGCGGTGGTCGTTCCACCGGCCTCAAGCCGCTGGACCTGAACGACAAGACCGCACCGCTGGGCGTGGAAAAACCCAAGGATTTCACCTGGAACCAACTGCTCGGTTTTGACGCCTGCGTGCAGTGCGGCAAGTGCGAAGCCGCCTGCCCGGCGTTCGCCGCCGGTCAGCCGCTGAACCCGAAAAAGCTTATTCAAGACATGGTCGTCGGCCTGGCGGGCGGCACCGACGCGCACTTCGCTGGCAGTGCCTATCCGGGGAAAAAAATTGGTGAGCACAGCGGCAATCCCCATCAACCCATCGTCAACGGTCTGGTGGATGCCGAGACCTTGTGGTCGTGCACCACCTGCCGCGCGTGCGTCGAAGAATGCCCGATGATGATCGAGCATGTGGACGCCATCGTCGACATGCGCCGCCATCTGACCCTGGAAAAAGGCGCGACCCCGAACAAGGGCGCCGAAGTCCTGGAAAACCTGATCGCCACCGACAACCCCGGCGGTTTTGCGCCGGGCGGGCGGATGAACTGGGCGGCGGATTTGAACCTGAATCTGCTCAGCGACAAGCAATCCGTCGACGTGCTGTTCTGGGTCGGCGACGGCGCGTTCGACATGCGCAATCAGCGTACCTTGCGCGCGTTCGTCAAAGTCCTCAAAGCGGCGAAAGTGGACTTTGCCGTGCTTGGCCTGGAAGAGCGCGACAGCGGCGATGTGGCTCGTCGTCTGGGTGATGAAGCGACCTTCCAGATGCTCGCCAAACGCAACATCCAGACCCTGGCCAAATACAGCTTCAAGCGCATCGTCACCTGCGATCCGCACAGCTTTCATGTGCTGAAAAACGAGTACGGTGCGTTCGGCGGCAACTACCTCGTGCAGCACCACAGCACGTATATGGCCGAACTGATCCAGGCCGGCGCGCTGAATCTGGGCCAGCACAAAGGCAGCAGCGTGACCTATCACGATCCGTGTTATCTGGGCCGCTACAACGGCGAGTACGAAGCGCCGCGTGATGTGCTGCGTGCGCTGGGCATCGAGATCAAGGAAATGCAGCGTTCCGGTTTCCGCTCGCGCTGCTGCGGCGGTGGCGGCGGTGCGCCGATCACGGACATTCCCGGCAAGCAGCGGATTCCCGACATGCGTATGGAAGACATCCGCGAAACCGGCGCCGAACTGGTGGCCGTGGGTTGTCCGCAATGCACGGCGATGCTCGAAGGCGTGGTCGAACCGCGTCCGCTGATCAAGGACATTGCCGAACTGGTCGCCGACGCGCTGTTGGAAGAAGTTATCCCCAGCAAGCCCGCACCGATCAAACGTGAACCTGCGGAGGTGCATTGA
- a CDS encoding DUF5943 domain-containing protein codes for MAKIAPQLPIEVDSETGVWTSDALPMLYVPRHFFVNNHMGIEEVLGADAYAEILYKAGYKSAWHWCEKEAECHGLEGVAVFEHYMKRLSQRGWGLFKIQDIDLEKGTASIKLEHSCFVYVYGKVGRKVDYMFTGWFAGAMDQILAAKGSSIRTVAEQVYGGSEEGHDDGLFIVKPL; via the coding sequence ATGGCTAAAATCGCCCCGCAACTGCCTATCGAAGTCGACAGCGAAACCGGTGTCTGGACCTCCGACGCATTGCCGATGCTGTATGTGCCGCGCCACTTTTTCGTCAACAACCACATGGGCATCGAAGAAGTACTGGGCGCTGATGCCTACGCCGAAATTCTCTACAAGGCCGGCTACAAATCCGCCTGGCACTGGTGTGAAAAAGAAGCCGAATGCCACGGCCTGGAAGGCGTTGCGGTGTTCGAGCACTACATGAAGCGTCTGTCGCAGCGCGGCTGGGGCCTGTTCAAGATTCAGGACATCGACCTGGAAAAAGGCACCGCCAGCATCAAGCTGGAGCACTCGTGCTTCGTGTACGTCTACGGCAAGGTCGGTCGCAAGGTCGATTACATGTTCACCGGCTGGTTCGCCGGTGCCATGGACCAGATTCTCGCCGCCAAGGGCAGTTCGATCCGCACCGTGGCCGAGCAGGTTTACGGCGGTTCCGAAGAGGGTCACGACGACGGCCTGTTTATCGTCAAGCCGTTGTAA